ACGCTTCGAAATTCTTGCTGCACTGACGGGGGAAAGTAAATTGCTCGCCGATGCGGGCGCAGACTTGCTGTTTGGTGAGGGCGTTGGCGCAATGAGCGTACAGGAAGTGATGGCCCAGGCGGCCTGCTTCCTTCTGCAGTTCCGTCGCGCGATAGGCCCGGATCGACTGCACAAGATTAGGCGGCACTCTCATCAACAAACTCATTTTCCCCTCAAGTTTCCCACCGTTAAAACCCTTAGTCCCGTAAGGGTAACGTTTTGTGGTAGTTGAATCAACCCGAATATTGTCGGGCAGGCTCGATTTGTAAGATTTGCAGGGAATTTTCAGCCTGTATTAAGGCTTTTACACTGTTTTTCGCTGTAGAGATCGATATGCATATCTGCTTCCTCCTGTTACATTTTGTTGCCACGCGGATTGCCATTGAGTTGTCGACTAGCGGTAACATGCAGTCGTGGCAGTAAGCGTCCAACCAACCAGAACATAAAGCACACCAACGAGGTATTGAACATGAACTTCAAAGCCAAACTGATTCTCTCCGCCGTGGGCGTTTGCGCCCTGCCGCTGGCCCAGGCTGGCGATTTCGAAGATTTCGGCCAGGTCGTGCGTGTGCAGCCGCGCATCGAGCAGGTCCGCACCCCGCGCCGCGAATGCCGCACCGACTACGTGCAGGCGCCGGTCCAGCAACAGCGCGGCCAGGGCGGCACGGTGGTCGGCGGTATCGCCGGCGCCCTGCTGGGCAGCCAGGTTGGCGGCGGTAACGGTAAGGTTGCAGCGGCAGCCGCCGGCGCCATCGCCGGCGCCATGGTCGGCGACCACGTCGAGAACGACGGCCGCGGCGGCTACGCCGGCACCCAAGAACAGGCGGTGCAGCGCTGCCGTACCGTGGAATCGGTCGAACAGCGCACCAACGGCTACGACGTGACCTATAACTACCGCGGCCAGACCTTCAATACCGTGATGAACCGCGATCCGGGCAACCGCGTCCGCCTGCGCGTCTCGGTCGAGCCGGACCAGTACCAGCAGTAATCAGTTCTACCGGTGCGGAGGACCTACCTCTTCCGCGCCGCAGTTCCTCCGCAGCATCAGCCTGCTGCACTTCCCCGGTGTGTTGCTTGCACTGGGGAAGCCTCCCCCCGATAATAGGATGTTCCCTTCAGGTCGTCCTATGCTCATCAAACGCAAATCCATCGAACTGGCCGAATCCTCGCGCCGCCCCGCCTCCGCGCCCGCAGCGAAACCCAAAGCCGCGCGCAAGCCGAAGTTCGCCCCCGTCACCCTGTCCGAGCAGGACGGCGTGCGCTTCCTGCACTTCGGCACCGAGTGGGTGCAGGGCGCCATGCGCATCCGCAAGCCGGACTGGCCGGAGCTCGAATACGCGCAGCAGATGATGGCCTGGATGCTGTTCATCGAGCAGCCGCGCACCATCGCCCAGCTGGGCCTGGGCGCCGCCACGCTCACCAAGTTCTGCTACCGCCAGTTTCCCCAGGCCCTGGTCACCGCGGTCGAGCTGAACCCGGCCGTGATCGCGATCTGCGGCTCGATGTTCAAGCTGCCGTCCGATGACGAGCACCTGCAGGTGCTGGAGATGGATGCGCTGGACTTCGTGCTGGACGAGGCCAACCACGGCGCCTTCGACGTCCTGCAGTGCGACCTGTACGACGCCACCGCGCGCGGCCCGGTCCTCGACACGCCCGAGTTCTACCAGGCCTGCAACGCCTGCCTGGCCGGGGACGGCGTCATGACCGTCAACCTGTTCGGCGACCACCCGAGTTTCAAGAAGAACATCAAGGCCATGCGCTTCGCCTTCGAGCAGGTGATCTGCCTGCCCGAAGTCCACGAGGGCAACGTGGTCGCGCTGTGCTTCAGGAACAAGCCCGACCTCGATCCCGAGCGCCTGGCCGCGCGCGCCGCGCAGATCGTGGCCGCGACCAAGCTCCCGGCCAAGTCCTGGGTGAAGGGACTGCAGGCAGCGATCGCCGACCAGCGCTGAGACATGGACGCCACCGCCTCGAAGCAGGCCCGTCCCAGGGCGCTCGACCTGCAGGCCATCTTCTCCTGGCTGCTGGCCGACGGCATCGTCGACAAGTCGACGGTCAAGCCGCACTTCGCCGAGGCCCAGGGCATCCTGAAGAATGCGGTCGGCGCCATGCATCCGCTGACGGCGGTCGCGCAGTGCAAGATCGTCTCGGGCAAGGCGCCGCACAGGCTGCTGACCCTGGACCTGCTGACCGAGTGGTGCGCCGGCAAGGTCGGCCTGCCTTTTCTGCGCATCGACCCCTTGAAGATCGACTTCACCAAGGTCGCGGACGTGATGTCGGCCAGCTATGCAGCGCGCTTCAACATCCTGCCGGTCGAGCTCAAGGGCGATGCCCTGGTGGTGGCGACCGCCGATCCCTACCACACCGAATGGCGGGACGAGATCGGCCGCATCTCGCGCCGGCGCATCGAGCTGGTGCTGGCGAATCCGCTCGACATCGCCCAGTACATCTCGCAGTTCTTCAGCCTTGCCAAGTCGATCCGCGACGCCAACAAGTCCAGCGGCCAGGACCTCGCGCTGCGCAACAACTTCGAACAGCTGGTCGAACTCGGCAAGGCAAACAAGCAGGTCGACGCCAACGACCAGCACATCGTCAACATCGTCGACTGGCTGTGGAGCTACGCCTTCGACCAGCGCGCTTCCGATATCCACCTGGAACCGAAGCGCGATGCCGGCGTGATCCGCTTCCGCATCGACGGCGTGCTGCACCAGGTCTACCAGGTGCCGGCCGTGGTGATGATCGCGATGACCGCGCGCATCAAGCTGCTGGGCCGCATGGACGTGATCGAGAAACGCCGGCCGCAGGATGGCCGCATCAAGACCAAGACCGGCGCCGGCCAGGAGGTCGAGCTGCGCCTGTCGACGATGCCGACCGCCTTCGGTGAAAAACTGGTGATGCGCATCTTCGATCCGGAAGTGGTCGTCAAGACGCTGCCGGAACTGGGCTTCCCGCCCGACGACGCCCAGCGCTGGGACGCGCTCACCAAACGCCCGCACGGCATCATCCTGGTGACGGGACCGACCGGCTCGGGCAAGACCACGACCCTGTACACGACCCTGAAGGCGCTGGCCACCAGCGAGGTGAACGTCTGCACGGTCGAGGACCCGATCGAGATGGTGGAAGCCTCATTCAACCAGATGCAGGTCCAGCCCGGCATCGACCTGTCCTTCGCGGACGGCGTGCGCGCCCTGATGCGCCAGGATCCGGACATCATCATGGTCGGCGAGATCCGCGACCTGGAAACGGCCGAGATGGCGATCCAGGCGGCGCTGACCGGCCACCTGGTGCTGTCGACCCTGCACACCAACGACGCGCCGTCGAGCGTGATGCGCCTGCTGGAGCTGGGCGTGCCTTATTACCTGCTGGGCTCGACCCTGAGCGGCATCATGGCCCAGCGCCTGGTGCGCACGCTGTGCACGCATTGCAAAAGCCCGGACGGGGAACTGTCCGACGAGATCTGGGACAGCATGGTCGGGAGCCTGAAGATCCCGAAGCCGGCCACCGTATACCGCCCGGTCGGCTGCCCGGAATGCCGCCAGACCGGCTTCCGCGGCCGCACCGGCATCTATGAACTGGCGACGGTGACGGAAGCCTTCTCGCATCTGATCCGCGAAGTGACGGACCTGGCGGCGCTGCGCCGGCAAAGCGTGGCGGACGGCATGAAACCGCTGCGCATCGCCGGCGCCTACAAGATCGTGGAAGGGGTGACGACGGCGGAAGAGGTGCTGAAGGTCAGCTCTGCCCTCTCCTAGAACAGATACCTCTGGCGCAAATCAAAACCGCCCGCTATAATGCGTGCCTTCTTCGGGTCGTTAGCTCAGTTGGTAGAGCAGCGGACTTTTAATCCGTTGGTCGCAGGTTCGAGCCCCGCACGGCCTACCAAAGATCTCGTGTCAACACATACGCCAGCCTTCGAGCTGGCGTTTGTGTTTTTGGCGCTTGTCTCAGCACTTACTTCGCATAGATCGCCTCGTTATCGAGGTAATAGGTATCGCCCGTGCTGGAGTTCGGATTCAGCATCAGCACGATCTGGTTGACGGCGTTGTCGGCAGTTTCGCCGTCGATACGGTCGTTCACCAGGAACTTCAGGCGCTGCCAGCCGTTTTGCACCGTTGTCGTCGCCAGGTATTTCGAATGGCGGCCGGACGGATAGTTGGACGCGGTGGCGACCTTGTTGTTCTCGAGCTGGATCAGGATCGGCGTTCCTACCGGCGCCGCGGTGTAGACGTCGAGGTAGAAGGCCTTGTCGCCGCGCACGAACGGGGCGGCGTCCGGAATCGCCGTGGTGGTTGCCGTGATCAGGTCATATTGCTGGGCGCTGCTGCGCACGTACTTGCCCACGGTGGTGGACGCATTCACCGTGTTCGGCGCGGGATTGGCGGCGCTCTGGTTGAAGGTGCCGGTCACCGTGGTGTAAGCCTGGTTGCGGGTGCCCTCGAAATCGTCCAGCACCAGCGACTTGGTCAGCACCGGCGACACCGCCACGTTGACGGTCTTGGTAAAGCTGCCGCAGCTGTTCTTGACCGTGACGCTGACCGGGCCGCTGGCCGTGCCCCAGTTCACCGTCAGCGCGCTGCCGGTCGAGGTCTGGCCGGTCGGCGAAGTCCAGCTGTAGGTCGAGCCGCCGGCGCTGTCGTCGACCACCGTGTAGGTGGCGGCGCTGTTCGGCTCGACGATATGCTTGCCCGAAATGGACGGCTGCGGCACCGCATACGCGCGCACATAATCCACCTGCATGGTCTGCGGCAGCGCGGTGTCGTCCACCGTTCCGCCCAGGTTGCCGCCGACGGCCAGATTCAGAATCATGTAGTACTGATAATTCTCGAAGGTCCAGTCGGCCGGGTTCGCGAGGTCGGAAGGCGTCTTGGTCGCGAACAGCAGGTCGTCGACGTACCAGCTGATCCGGTTGGTGGTCCACTCGACCGCGTAGACATGGAAGTCGTTGGCCCAGGTATCGGGCTGCTTGAGGATCTGGCTGCCCTGCTGTTGCGCGTTGGCGCTCGAGGGGCCATAGTGGATCGTGCCGAGCTGGAACATCGACTTCTGTCCGATCGCCTCCTGGATATCGATTTCGCCGCTGGCAGGCCAGGCCACCGTGGTGTTGGGCAGCATCCAGAACGCGGGCCACATGCCATGCCCGCCCGGAATCTTGATGCGCGCTTCGAAACGTCCATGCGTCCACTGGCCGCCGGCCGGCCGGTTCAGCGTGCGCAGCCGTGCCGAGGTGTACGATTTCGAGCCTACCCGCTGCTTCTTCGCGGTAATCGTCAGCAGGCCGTTGGCGACCGTGGCGTTGGCCGCCTGGTAGGACTGCAACTCGTTGTTGCCCCAGCCACATATCCCATAACTGCAACCGTCGCCGGTCTGGATTTCCCACTTGGTGGTATCGACTGCCGTGCCGTTGAATTCATCGGCGAACAGCGGCGTGGTGCTCGGGCATTGCTGCGCGCTTGCGGCGGCGGCGGTCAATGCCAGAGCGGCAGCAAGCGCACCTGCGGGCAGCGCGCCGGGAAAACGATATGCCATGCTTAGTCTCCAAATTTGATGATTTGTTATGAGCCGCCTCCGCGGCGCATGATTGGAAACGATTCCAATCATGCATATGCAGTGTGGACTGAAGCGTTGCAGGTGTCAAAAGGAATGTGAGGCGTCAAGGAAAATCAGCGGCGGGAACGCCAGGCGGGCGGGACGAACCGCTATGCCTCGCCCGATGGCAAGATCGCGATCCGCTTCGAGACCGGCATCTACAAGGAGCGCATCCTGCTCGAGCAGGACCGTCCCATCGGCCAGCAGGATGCGATCCGCCTCGCGATGCATGCGCGTCCGGGTCGTGGCGGCGCCGACCGGGATTTTTTTGGCTCGAAAGGGCTTAGCAAAATACCGCTGAGCCGCTATAATGGCTGTCTTCGGGTCGTTAGCTCAGTTGGTAGAGCAGCGGACTTTTAATCCGTTGGTCGCAGGTTCGAGCCCCGCACGGCCTACCACGAATTTGCAGTATCAAATCAAGGCGTTACGAGTGATCGTGACGCCTTTTTTTGTGCCTGCGGCAGTCCTCTCTTCTACCTACTGTGCCGTATTTGTGACGCGCAGCAGTTCGTCTACTACCGCCGTGTGACGCGCCATCTGTGCCGGCGTTAGGTGCGCGTACCGCCACACCATCGCGGCCGACTTGCGGCCGCCCCCCATCTCCTGCAGGTCGTACAAAAGCGCACGCGACCTGCGTCAGGTCACGGAGCCTCTTGGCCTTTGCTAAGGCAACAGCGGCCGGACTATGCCGACAGCAGTGCTGGGACAAGAATGCATCGACTTCAAGGATGAACGGACGATCGAACGTTCACCGCGATCCGTGAACGCCAAACGCAGTCAAAGAATGAAGACGTCTACAGCTACATGCTGCGGTAGCGGCGATATTGAAGAAGGAAATTTACACGAACTTTACTTACGGACGTCCTAGGACAACATTCACTCAACGATATGTGCTTTCACGCCAAAGGCGTTTCCCTATGCTTGCGATGGTGGAGTGGGAAAATCCATAAGGCTCGCTAGCTTGACCTTTAATTTGGCAAGGATAAGCCAGTATCAACAGGTGTGCGCATCTGATGAGCTCGGCTTGATATCACTCAACGGCGGGTCACCAGTCCGATCATGCTTCACCACTCAGCCAGCATCCGATGTACGAATACAAAGCCGAGCCCGCTTCTTGCTTTTGGTCAAGGTCGCCGTAGACCTGTTGGCTACCTTAGCCGATGGAAATTCTGATACCTGATAAGCCATCGGAGGCAACACATGGGCGAAAGCCAAGCGATCGCGGCGGGAGCTGCGCTATCGGCGTTCAGTCTCAATGCGCAGCACGACCGCCTGCTGCGCCTGGAATTCCCTCACAACGATGGCCCCGACCGCATTCTCCTGTCCAACCGCTTGAAAGCGCACGAGGAAGTCTCGCGCTGCTTCCGCTTCGAGGTCGAACTACTGTCGGATGACGCACAGATTCGCCTGAAAGCGATGATGGGCAGAATGGTCACGATCTCGCTGGTGCGCGAAGATGGCTCACTGCGCTACTTCAACGGCTACGTCACCGAGTTCCGCTTCCTACGCGCCGACGGCGGCTTCGCCTTCTATCACATGGTGCTCGAACCGTGGCTGGCTTTCGCCAGGCTGCGCAAGGACAACCGTTCATTCCTCGGTAAGAGCGTCATCGAAATTACCGAACTCACCCTTGCGCATTACCGCCAGTCCGACTGGCATCCGGTCCTCGCGGGAGAGTATCCGCGCCTGACCTGCGCCAACCAGTATGACGAGACCGACTACAACCACCTGCACCGGCGCTGGGAGGAATACGGGCTGCACTATTACTACGAGCACCGGGCAGACGGGCACTCGCTCTTGCTCTGCGACCGCAGCACACTCGCCCAGCCCATCGACCCGACCGGGATCGACGACTCGGGCGAAATCCCATTCCGCGATCAGGCCGGCTCGCTCGAACACGACGGCATCCGAGAATGGAGCGCGGTGCGTCGGCTCGGCTCCGGCCAGACGACCCTGGCCAGCTTCGACTACAAGAACCCGGTGGCGCAGCGCTCGACCGCCGAGTCTCTGAACAACCAGGGCGACGTCTACCCTTACGAAATCTACGAGAACACGGGTGCGTACGGTTTCCGCACCCATGACGAAGGCGAACGCCTCGCCCAGCAGCGCATGGGCGAGCGCGACGCGAACACGCAGACCTTCGAAGCCCGGGGCAACGATCGTACCGTCCAGCCGGGCCGGTGCTTCAAGCTCGGCGGCCATTTTAGCGCCGAGCTGCAGGTTCCGAAGCGCGGCGAACCAGCCAAGCCCAGCATCCGTGACCGCGACTACCTCATCCTCTCCGTCGACCACGAAGCTAGCAACAACTACCAGGCGAGAGCAGGCGCGCCATCGCACTACGAGAACAGCTTCCGCTGCGTGCGCAAGGACATCCAGTGGCGCCCGGGACGGCACTACAACAGCCAGCCCTGCACCTACCCCGGCATTCAGACCGCCATCGTGGTCGGCCCGGCCGGCGCCGAGATCCACACCGACGGCTACGGGCGGGTCAAGGTGCAATTCCACTGGGACCGGCTGGGCAGCTACGACGAGAACAGCTCGCCCTGGCTGCGCGTGATGGCGCCGAGCGCCGGCGTCGAGTTTGGGAATATCCGCCTGCCGCGGGTGGGCGAGGAAGTGGGAGTAGCCTTTGTCAATGGGAACATCGACCGCCCGGTCATTCTGGGCGCGCTGTACAACCACACCCACATGCCGCCGTGGCAATTGCCGGAGCAGCAGGCCCTGAGCGGTCTGCGCAGCCGGGAGCTGCTGGCGGGCGAAGCGAGCGAACGCGGCAATCACCTGGTGCTGGACGATACGCCAGGCAAGATCCAGGCGCAGTTGAAGAGCGATCATCAGTGCAGCCAGCTGTCGCTCGGACACATCACTCGCATCGAGGACACTAGCGGACGCAAGGACGCGCGCGGCGAAGGCTGGGAAATCGCTACCGATGCCTGGGGCGTTGCCCGGGCCGGAAAAGGCATGCTGATCACCACTGAAGCGCGCCCCAACGCGACCTCCGAGGTTAAGGACATGGGCGAAATCCTTCAACGTCTCGCCTCCGCCGAAGAATGGCAAAAGAACCATGCGAAAGTAGCGGAAAAAAACCGGGCACAGGAAAACGGCCAGCAATCATGCGTAGCGGCCTCGGTCAAGGCGCAAAACGACGCGGTTAGGGGTGATGGCAGTTCCGCAAAACGCAGCTTCCCCGAACTCGCCGAGCCCCATTTGATACTGGCGAGCGCCGCTGGAATTGCCACTACCACGGCTCAGTCTACGCACATCGCAAGCGAAGGCGACACCGCGATCACAACGGGGAAAAGCGTCGCGATTGCAGCCGGTGACGGTTTCTTCGCGAGTGTCGTCACGACGCTCCGCCTGTTCGTTCAACGAGCTGGCATGAAGCTGATTGCTGTGGCAGGCGATATCGACGTGCAGACCCTCTCCGACAGTATCAATTTGTTCGCGAAATTGAACATTACACAAACGGGGAATCGAATTGTTATCAATGCCAAGGAAGACATCGTCATCAACGGCGGTGGCAGCTACGTCAAGTTCAGTAAGGCCGGAATTGAACACGGTACAACCGGCACATTTGTGGCCCACGCCGCCTCCCATAGCCTCACCGATCCAAAGAGCCTCGCACTGGCCTCAAATGAAATGGAAAAGGGCCACTTCGATCAGACCCCGATCTTGCGCGATCTCGATGGACCGTTAGCAAATCGCAAGTTCGAACTGATGCGCGAAGATGGAACGATCATCAGGGGCATGACCGATGCCGAGGGTCGTATGCCGATACAAAAAGGCATAGATATGGCAACTGCCAAATTAAGAATATTGGGCGAATAAAATGGCCGAAGACACTCATAACGTTAAAACGATGACACAAAGCGTGGGAGGCGCAATGGAAGGGGAATTCCATCTCACGCCAGTGGATACCGAACAGCGGGAAACGGTTTTCATAGCGCCGCCCAACAGGGTCATCCCCGTCATATTCTTGCCAGGTGTCATGGGTAGCAATCTGCGTATGAGCAGGGCAAGAAAAGCAGATCTCAAGAGTCAAAACGATATCGCCTGGCGACCAGATAATCTTGGTTTTTCAACGGTGCTTAGTGATGTTCGAAAAGCAGCCAATCTAAGCCCGCGGGAACGGCAGATGAAGCTCGATCCTGACGAAACTGAAGTGGACTATTATCGGTATACCGAAGATCAGGGCAGATTTGACCCAAGCGGAACGCTCAGTCAGCAATCCGATTCTCGACACAGCAACGTACCCGACATACTGCAAGACGTTGGTTTGCTCAAGAGCGACCATTCTAACACGGGATTGCATCAACCAACAAAACATCCGCATGCAGCGACGGCAGCACAAAAAGCCCGGTGGCGCGGTTGGAGCGAAATATCGTTCGGCGACTATAGCGGGGCATTGTCTACCCTTGAGGGCAGGCTAAACCGTATTATTGGCTTTGGGTGCGCGCTGGCTAAAGATAAGGCTGGCCGTAACCCGTTGGATCTGTTCTGGATGTCAAATGTGAACGTTACCGGCCCGCCTGTAGGAGTAACAGACGTGTCGCCAAAACGATGGGGAGCGCTTAACGCGGCCATGCTTGAAGAGAAAGAAGTTATGCGCGTAGCCAACTGTCTATATCCAGTCCATGCAATGGGATATAACTGGCTCCAAAGCAACGCTGTGTCCGCCAAGAAGACGGCCGCCCGTATCAGGGATCTCATCAAATCATATCAAGCACATGGTCACAAGTGCGACAAAGTAATTCTGGTTACCCATTCAATGGGTGGCATCTTGGCGCGCGCTCTAATTCATCCGGAAATGGGCGGCTTGAATGATTGCGTTCTAGGTATCTATCACAGTGTACAACCGGTTTATGGTTCTGCAGCAGCATACAAACGCGTCCGTAGCGGAGTAAACGGCCATTTGCCTGCTCCGGCAATCATCGGAAATACGGGACAGGACGTCACCGCGGTATTTGCCAATGCTCCCGGCCCTCTTGAACTTTTACCAACCCCAGAGTACGGCCATAACTGGTTAAAAGTCCAAGACCTCAATGGGAAAACCTTGGCGCAGTGGCCAGCAGACGCGGGCGTATCGGCCCCCCCCTCCAACGCAACCAACGCGATGTCGATGAGTGGAGCA
This window of the Massilia sp. WG5 genome carries:
- a CDS encoding type VI secretion system Vgr family protein, with the translated sequence MGESQAIAAGAALSAFSLNAQHDRLLRLEFPHNDGPDRILLSNRLKAHEEVSRCFRFEVELLSDDAQIRLKAMMGRMVTISLVREDGSLRYFNGYVTEFRFLRADGGFAFYHMVLEPWLAFARLRKDNRSFLGKSVIEITELTLAHYRQSDWHPVLAGEYPRLTCANQYDETDYNHLHRRWEEYGLHYYYEHRADGHSLLLCDRSTLAQPIDPTGIDDSGEIPFRDQAGSLEHDGIREWSAVRRLGSGQTTLASFDYKNPVAQRSTAESLNNQGDVYPYEIYENTGAYGFRTHDEGERLAQQRMGERDANTQTFEARGNDRTVQPGRCFKLGGHFSAELQVPKRGEPAKPSIRDRDYLILSVDHEASNNYQARAGAPSHYENSFRCVRKDIQWRPGRHYNSQPCTYPGIQTAIVVGPAGAEIHTDGYGRVKVQFHWDRLGSYDENSSPWLRVMAPSAGVEFGNIRLPRVGEEVGVAFVNGNIDRPVILGALYNHTHMPPWQLPEQQALSGLRSRELLAGEASERGNHLVLDDTPGKIQAQLKSDHQCSQLSLGHITRIEDTSGRKDARGEGWEIATDAWGVARAGKGMLITTEARPNATSEVKDMGEILQRLASAEEWQKNHAKVAEKNRAQENGQQSCVAASVKAQNDAVRGDGSSAKRSFPELAEPHLILASAAGIATTTAQSTHIASEGDTAITTGKSVAIAAGDGFFASVVTTLRLFVQRAGMKLIAVAGDIDVQTLSDSINLFAKLNITQTGNRIVINAKEDIVINGGGSYVKFSKAGIEHGTTGTFVAHAASHSLTDPKSLALASNEMEKGHFDQTPILRDLDGPLANRKFELMREDGTIIRGMTDAEGRMPIQKGIDMATAKLRILGE
- a CDS encoding spermidine synthase: MLIKRKSIELAESSRRPASAPAAKPKAARKPKFAPVTLSEQDGVRFLHFGTEWVQGAMRIRKPDWPELEYAQQMMAWMLFIEQPRTIAQLGLGAATLTKFCYRQFPQALVTAVELNPAVIAICGSMFKLPSDDEHLQVLEMDALDFVLDEANHGAFDVLQCDLYDATARGPVLDTPEFYQACNACLAGDGVMTVNLFGDHPSFKKNIKAMRFAFEQVICLPEVHEGNVVALCFRNKPDLDPERLAARAAQIVAATKLPAKSWVKGLQAAIADQR
- a CDS encoding glycine zipper 2TM domain-containing protein, whose product is MNFKAKLILSAVGVCALPLAQAGDFEDFGQVVRVQPRIEQVRTPRRECRTDYVQAPVQQQRGQGGTVVGGIAGALLGSQVGGGNGKVAAAAAGAIAGAMVGDHVENDGRGGYAGTQEQAVQRCRTVESVEQRTNGYDVTYNYRGQTFNTVMNRDPGNRVRLRVSVEPDQYQQ
- a CDS encoding family 16 glycosylhydrolase, with amino-acid sequence MAYRFPGALPAGALAAALALTAAAASAQQCPSTTPLFADEFNGTAVDTTKWEIQTGDGCSYGICGWGNNELQSYQAANATVANGLLTITAKKQRVGSKSYTSARLRTLNRPAGGQWTHGRFEARIKIPGGHGMWPAFWMLPNTTVAWPASGEIDIQEAIGQKSMFQLGTIHYGPSSANAQQQGSQILKQPDTWANDFHVYAVEWTTNRISWYVDDLLFATKTPSDLANPADWTFENYQYYMILNLAVGGNLGGTVDDTALPQTMQVDYVRAYAVPQPSISGKHIVEPNSAATYTVVDDSAGGSTYSWTSPTGQTSTGSALTVNWGTASGPVSVTVKNSCGSFTKTVNVAVSPVLTKSLVLDDFEGTRNQAYTTVTGTFNQSAANPAPNTVNASTTVGKYVRSSAQQYDLITATTTAIPDAAPFVRGDKAFYLDVYTAAPVGTPILIQLENNKVATASNYPSGRHSKYLATTTVQNGWQRLKFLVNDRIDGETADNAVNQIVLMLNPNSSTGDTYYLDNEAIYAK
- a CDS encoding triacylglycerol lipase, translated to MAEDTHNVKTMTQSVGGAMEGEFHLTPVDTEQRETVFIAPPNRVIPVIFLPGVMGSNLRMSRARKADLKSQNDIAWRPDNLGFSTVLSDVRKAANLSPRERQMKLDPDETEVDYYRYTEDQGRFDPSGTLSQQSDSRHSNVPDILQDVGLLKSDHSNTGLHQPTKHPHAATAAQKARWRGWSEISFGDYSGALSTLEGRLNRIIGFGCALAKDKAGRNPLDLFWMSNVNVTGPPVGVTDVSPKRWGALNAAMLEEKEVMRVANCLYPVHAMGYNWLQSNAVSAKKTAARIRDLIKSYQAHGHKCDKVILVTHSMGGILARALIHPEMGGLNDCVLGIYHSVQPVYGSAAAYKRVRSGVNGHLPAPAIIGNTGQDVTAVFANAPGPLELLPTPEYGHNWLKVQDLNGKTLAQWPADAGVSAPPSNATNAMSMSGAPLSDIYTQKPENWWRLINPEWINPAGKTLKASSTTKLVNERIADAQAFHAKIKNTFHAHTYASYAADVKNPTHGSVIYKIEPLSHADIHVNTAIAAAKESPLLWRLVSEDGTGDLIVSLKDQRRFKLKLLPPQDAGDGTVPSDYSAAKVKAAVHFVQAGYDHQGSYKADAVNVSMLYAMIKIANTAEGWKT
- a CDS encoding GspE/PulE family protein, which encodes MDATASKQARPRALDLQAIFSWLLADGIVDKSTVKPHFAEAQGILKNAVGAMHPLTAVAQCKIVSGKAPHRLLTLDLLTEWCAGKVGLPFLRIDPLKIDFTKVADVMSASYAARFNILPVELKGDALVVATADPYHTEWRDEIGRISRRRIELVLANPLDIAQYISQFFSLAKSIRDANKSSGQDLALRNNFEQLVELGKANKQVDANDQHIVNIVDWLWSYAFDQRASDIHLEPKRDAGVIRFRIDGVLHQVYQVPAVVMIAMTARIKLLGRMDVIEKRRPQDGRIKTKTGAGQEVELRLSTMPTAFGEKLVMRIFDPEVVVKTLPELGFPPDDAQRWDALTKRPHGIILVTGPTGSGKTTTLYTTLKALATSEVNVCTVEDPIEMVEASFNQMQVQPGIDLSFADGVRALMRQDPDIIMVGEIRDLETAEMAIQAALTGHLVLSTLHTNDAPSSVMRLLELGVPYYLLGSTLSGIMAQRLVRTLCTHCKSPDGELSDEIWDSMVGSLKIPKPATVYRPVGCPECRQTGFRGRTGIYELATVTEAFSHLIREVTDLAALRRQSVADGMKPLRIAGAYKIVEGVTTAEEVLKVSSALS